The sequence below is a genomic window from Corythoichthys intestinalis isolate RoL2023-P3 chromosome 12, ASM3026506v1, whole genome shotgun sequence.
ATTAAAGGGCTCCTCGGAataaaagacttgtaggctctaataaaccacaattgttctcttttactaaaatgcgTTATTAGAAACAGATAaaacattgccattgatttaaaaatcaaatttcgccgaaaggtggcaagtttgcatgcctgccTTAGCTATCTGACCGCCCCCTTTTTTCCTTGGTAATCAGGCACCTCATAtagtgtcaactggaaatacaactggctaacgatagcaccaacatatttatAGTTAGTGTAAgcttttaatgtatttcttgttgtttgtactTCTTCTGTCTCGCTCTCCTTCTTTTCGTCTGTCCCCCATAACTCCTTCCCGTACGCTGCTTTCTACTAATAAACGAGGCATGTTAAATGATCATAACGGGAATATGTCATCCtctcatgtgatacattaaaagtgttcagaccaatcggacaccCAGATTTCCATCctctgtgtcaagcagctgaacaggacagggttttttaaaagtaattagttgttttttaaagtaaataaataaaaataaaataatgcgaGCTGATTGTTTACCTGACCTTGACTTCCTTGTGTCTCACAAATGCATGTTTTGCCTGTAAAGAATGAAGTAAAAATGTTTGTCACAAAGCATTTGACAATTCACGTTTATTTCTATAATCTGTAAACATTTTAGTCTTGAATTTAagtggtgtatatatatatatatatatgtacatatatgtatatacttgcCTGCTGATGAGACTATTTCCAATCGCTGGTTGTCATATTAACATTctagtttgaaaataattttagaTGACACAAACgacagaaaggaaaatagaGTGTTAAAGGACATTCATTTGCTGAGATTGTTTTCATTCACTTAATTCATGAGCCCAAATAAAAACGGACAGGATAAAATATAGACTCAGCTCATGACTCATGATTCAGTAAATGCAGTTGAACTTCAGGGGGCAGTAAAATGCCTCGCATGTTCACCATCCAGTCAATGATTAGTgaattaaaatggctaaaaacacTAAATGCAAAGCTACTCTATTTCGCCACCAAGtgaaaaacataaaacaaatcACATCCTTGTTGTCTTCGGGTTTTTGGCAGGATGTTTTGTCATAATGTTGACATAGCGTCAATGTGTTGCAAACCTCGAGAAACACAACTCACAACTAAGTAAACTGAAGGAGGGTGTGATTGCTGAAGACAACCTAAAAACTATACAACAGGTATTCACATGATAGAATACAAAGTATTTTTACAACTAAAGGTTGGTTAATCATGACTATAGCTTAATCAATCTTTAGTCAACTGTCCATTCAGAGCTCCTCACATGAATGTAGACGTTATATCAGACGTGACCGAAGACCTGCTTGTCCTAGAGACTGACGTCCTTTCCAGGACGCCAGCCTTCCTCATCAGCTGTTGCAACCTCCTTCTGAACTTCTCTCCCACAAATGCGTACAACACCGGATTGACGCAACTGTGCAGGAGTCCCAGGCTGTGAGTGGCCACCAAGGCCTGATCCACAGCCGTCCGAGCAGGGCACCTGTACTGCACTATTTTCGCCCGGAAGAAGGTGTCTGTCATCACCGTGAAGTGGTATGGTGTCCAGCAGAGAAGAAATGCCACCACCACAAACACGATCACCCTCATGGCCCGCTGCCTCTGGAATCCACCACGTACGTGGAGGAGGCGATGGATGGTGACACCGTAGCAGAGCAACATGATGGCCAGAGGGATGAGGAAACCGAGGGTGTGGCGGAGGATTCTTGTGGCCAGGCGCCACTCATCCGCACTGCGTGGATCATAGTACTCGGCACACACCATGTGACCAGAGGATGAGAAAGATGAGTACAGGAGTCCTGGCAAAGACAGGAGAGCTCCAACGGACCAGACTGCCAAGCAGATTCCCCAGCTCACTAGCTGACGGTTTGACCGCCGGGCCTCCATTGCTCGAACAATGACCATGTAGCGGTCCATGCTGATGCAGGTCAGGAAGAGGATGCTGGTGTAGAAGCTGAGCTCTTGGACGATGGTGACTATTTTGCACAAACCATCTCCAAAGATCCATCCCTTTGAGACGGCGGTAGCCCAGAACGGAAGCGTGACTGCCAGTAGGAGGTCGGCCACAGCCAGGTGAAGGAGATACAAGTCCGAAGGGGGAAGC
It includes:
- the LOC130927126 gene encoding C-X-C chemokine receptor type 2-like; its protein translation is MNLSSSSYTLDFGSAYEELNFTYNDTDFIFNPETQPCDPFSIPDAAAIFLSIFYIVIFLVAIPGNLVVGLVIGLSKHLLPPSDLYLLHLAVADLLLAVTLPFWATAVSKGWIFGDGLCKIVTIVQELSFYTSILFLTCISMDRYMVIVRAMEARRSNRQLVSWGICLAVWSVGALLSLPGLLYSSFSSSGHMVCAEYYDPRSADEWRLATRILRHTLGFLIPLAIMLLCYGVTIHRLLHVRGGFQRQRAMRVIVFVVVAFLLCWTPYHFTVMTDTFFRAKIVQYRCPARTAVDQALVATHSLGLLHSCVNPVLYAFVGEKFRRRLQQLMRKAGVLERTSVSRTSRSSVTSDITSTFM